The proteins below are encoded in one region of Streptomyces roseirectus:
- a CDS encoding FAD-dependent monooxygenase translates to MTRVLVVGGGIAGTAAALALAKAGLDVEVFEARPESAEDSGAFLTLASNGMRALREIDALDAVTAIGFPLRTIRVLEHTGEEAAHVPMGDPALNFRCLRRGELNAALQSEALRRGLRLTYGARLTSVSEQPDGVTAHFADGTTATGDLLIGADGLGSTVRRTVAPGAAPRYAGQHVFYGCTKGIPPSAPTDCFTMIRGGRAAFGFACSPDGETYWFARVTAPALTPQAISSGTPATWRAHLAPLLTGAGAGDGAGAGSGAGAGTGNGAGARAGAASGSGAGAGNGSGGGAGAGYGAGSGSEVGAGAGTGNGSGGGAGYGAGSGAGAGSGSEVGAGAGAGAGAGAGNGSGAGAGVEVGAGAGAGAGNGAGAGVEAGSGVGVEAGSGVGAGVRSGVGDATPAPAIVAATHDHLMVTNATELPLAMPWRTPRTLLLGDAAHAAAPATGQGASMALEDAVVLAKSLRDLPDLTSALAHYEALRRPRVEHNTATSAALSRAPPAHDPNQPPHRQNPPGGRHPGGTPGLGGGYRTLRLGPGSGAGDRGWRVACRWGMLGREPGAGSREPGAGSREPGAGSREPGAGSREPGAGSREPGAGSREPGAGSREPGAGAVDGWGRCWRGGWW, encoded by the coding sequence GTGACGCGGGTACTGGTCGTCGGCGGCGGGATCGCGGGGACGGCGGCGGCGCTGGCCCTGGCCAAGGCGGGGCTGGACGTCGAGGTGTTCGAGGCGCGTCCCGAGTCGGCGGAGGACAGCGGGGCGTTCCTCACGCTGGCCAGTAACGGGATGCGGGCGCTGCGGGAGATCGACGCGCTGGACGCCGTCACCGCGATCGGGTTCCCGCTGCGGACGATCCGGGTGCTGGAACACACCGGCGAGGAGGCCGCGCACGTCCCGATGGGCGACCCCGCGCTGAACTTCCGGTGCCTCAGACGGGGCGAACTCAACGCCGCGCTCCAGTCGGAGGCGCTGCGGCGTGGCCTGCGGCTCACGTACGGCGCCCGGTTGACGTCCGTGTCGGAACAACCCGACGGTGTCACCGCCCACTTCGCCGACGGCACCACCGCCACCGGTGACCTCCTCATCGGCGCGGACGGCCTCGGCTCCACCGTCCGCCGCACGGTCGCCCCCGGCGCCGCCCCGCGCTACGCCGGCCAGCACGTCTTCTACGGCTGCACCAAGGGCATCCCCCCGTCCGCCCCCACCGACTGCTTCACCATGATCCGCGGCGGCCGCGCGGCCTTCGGCTTCGCCTGCTCACCGGACGGCGAAACCTACTGGTTCGCCCGCGTCACCGCCCCCGCCCTCACGCCGCAGGCAATCAGCTCAGGCACCCCGGCCACTTGGCGAGCCCACCTAGCCCCACTCCTGACCGGGGCCGGGGCCGGGGACGGGGCTGGGGCCGGGAGCGGGGCTGGGGCCGGGACCGGGAACGGGGCTGGAGCCAGGGCTGGGGCCGCGAGCGGGAGCGGGGCTGGGGCTGGGAACGGGAGTGGGGGCGGGGCCGGGGCCGGGTATGGGGCCGGGAGCGGGAGCGAGGTCGGGGCTGGGGCTGGGACTGGGAACGGGAGTGGGGGCGGGGCCGGGTATGGGGCCGGGAGCGGGGCTGGGGCCGGGAGCGGGAGCGAAGTCGGGGCTGGGGCTGGGGCTGGGGCTGGGGCTGGGGCTGGGAACGGGAGCGGGGCCGGGGCCGGGGTCGAGGTCGGGGCCGGGGCCGGGGCCGGGGCCGGGAACGGGGCTGGAGCCGGGGTTGAGGCCGGGAGCGGGGTCGGGGTTGAGGCCGGGAGCGGGGTCGGGGCTGGGGTCAGGAGCGGGGTCGGGGACGCCACCCCCGCCCCCGCGATCGTCGCCGCCACCCACGACCACCTCATGGTCACCAACGCCACCGAACTCCCCCTCGCCATGCCCTGGCGCACCCCCCGCACCCTCCTCCTCGGCGACGCCGCCCACGCCGCCGCCCCCGCCACCGGCCAAGGCGCCTCCATGGCCCTCGAAGACGCCGTCGTCCTCGCGAAATCCCTCCGCGACCTCCCCGACCTCACCTCCGCCCTCGCCCACTACGAAGCCCTCCGCCGCCCCCGAGTCGAACACAACACCGCAACAAGCGCTGCCCTCTCCCGAGCCCCCCCAGCCCACGACCCCAACCAGCCGCCCCACCGCCAAAACCCGCCCGGGGGACGACACCCTGGCGGAACTCCTGGCTTGGGAGGGGGATATCGCACGCTTCGCCTAGGACCGGGATCCGGGGCCGGGGACCGGGGGTGGAGGGTGGCGTGTCGGTGGGGCATGCTTGGCCGGGAGCCGGGAGCCGGGAGCCGGGAGCCGGGAGCCGGGAGCCGGGAGCCGGGAGCCGGGAGCCGGGAGCCGGGAGCCGGGAGCCGGGAGCCGGGAGCCGGGAGCCGGGAGCCGGGAGCCGGGAGCCGGGAGCCGGGAGCCGGGAGCCGGGAGCCGGGAGCCGGGGCGGTCGATGGTTGGGGCCGTTGCTGGAGAGGTGGCTGGTGGTGA
- a CDS encoding Inducer of phenazine A: MLTPQMLRYDDFDDRAETRYLPYLMYFHRANYRSDTINTDRLGFRMSVGNGTQASVDNLPKGPVRLLAGSSTPFGIGATSDATTMASRLWSRYAPSLPWLNFAGRSHNSMQELLLFLTHRHLLPEIDEIVVFSGLNDLALSRLPDAQRGAHGAFFNCGEYFEQMEELRARHRKQKRGFGRRPGGPAQGEGHVVPPLADRIAYAVDLTSQHLASLQLLAAPTGARITYVLQPLATWVRETGSAQERAVFGELDEVSNFWELYGDIATIATGRRYAAALEQACKAQDVRFLDLSPVVAQEVTDRDWLYVDRAHFTDHGTEIVSRLLADSLALS, from the coding sequence ATGCTGACTCCACAGATGTTGCGCTACGACGATTTCGACGACCGGGCGGAAACCCGGTATCTGCCGTACCTGATGTATTTCCACCGGGCCAATTACCGTTCGGACACGATCAACACGGACCGGCTCGGATTCCGGATGTCGGTCGGCAACGGCACGCAGGCGTCCGTCGACAACCTGCCGAAGGGCCCGGTGCGGCTGCTGGCCGGCAGCTCCACGCCGTTCGGGATCGGGGCGACGAGCGACGCGACGACGATGGCGTCCCGCCTGTGGTCGCGGTACGCGCCCTCGTTGCCGTGGCTCAACTTCGCCGGGCGCAGCCACAATTCGATGCAGGAGCTGCTGCTGTTCCTGACGCACCGGCACCTGCTGCCGGAGATCGACGAGATCGTCGTCTTCTCCGGTCTCAACGACCTCGCGCTGAGCCGGCTGCCCGACGCGCAGCGCGGCGCGCACGGCGCGTTCTTCAACTGCGGTGAGTACTTCGAGCAGATGGAGGAACTGCGGGCCCGGCACCGCAAGCAGAAGCGCGGCTTCGGACGCCGGCCCGGCGGCCCGGCGCAGGGCGAGGGCCACGTCGTGCCACCGCTCGCGGACCGGATCGCCTACGCCGTCGACCTGACCTCCCAGCACCTCGCCTCGCTGCAACTGCTGGCGGCGCCGACCGGGGCGCGGATCACCTACGTGCTCCAGCCGCTGGCGACGTGGGTGCGCGAGACCGGCTCGGCGCAGGAGCGGGCGGTCTTCGGCGAGCTGGACGAGGTCTCCAACTTCTGGGAGCTGTACGGCGACATCGCCACGATCGCCACCGGGCGCCGGTACGCCGCCGCGCTGGAGCAGGCGTGCAAGGCGCAGGACGTGCGCTTCCTCGACCTGAGCCCGGTCGTCGCGCAGGAGGTGACGGACCGCGACTGGCTGTACGTGGACCGCGCGCACTTCACGGACCACGGCACGGAGATCGTCAGCCGGCTGCTCGCCGACTCCCTCGCCCTGTCCTGA
- a CDS encoding iron-containing redox enzyme family protein produces MQTREAPARAVYAYAADPEASVPTGGFLHDIHAELRRHTADGAPRALAGTAGAWADAERARFRALLAPDAPEGHRDELVRRAVLGCAPLSLASGAWLQWLSAPGNAEEPVVLRILALYASDVGVGHPEASRGSAFLALLRRLRLAENAVPTARLTTDPRVPEGAFALPALLLAMSRRPDEFRGELLGADLCLRAVGLLPALAMVRDALPTSADWASVDPSLPRGPEDAPPLERCLTAVDELLALEGERARLAVRAGFGWTLGALRAWSDTLHTELVAAADPAYAMAELMRARAREGAVYHHGFLLEGRPLAAWLADARTDPAPLLDLLAASKLIKPGRSQASPLVRGLISERGPMFRVFSPEDLAVIRRWIDSLPPRPVGGRGGKARGEGETQNRRTATGTSSGAGTDALPTASPEAAAPRATTGTATAGVTARVQPAEAATPGAAAGAGVAGGEPRIQPAGDEAHADPAGGKAEPRPAEGRPQPDPAEGEAHAQPGEGAARVTPAGGEVRARSVGGGAGSSPASTSAYTSAKDGTGTPSGSSPKSMPTPDTPRLLARVATGLRAGHPDPGRAPADIRDAYHLLMRRTDTPALREWAMEYVAGWLARSRYGMGKSGGPLPGRWGREGLRPWLQAQHDRHGAEFAQNAAVPLPSREAVVDDTVQTAPLTLIDGSWLQGFTDYEQASSAIGHSLFETYWDELGNGEPPLNHPLIYREVLKEMDVDLPPTNSPEFARWPGFRDESFELPVYWLCVGRFPQTFLPEVLGLNLAMELSGVGGTYRRARLALKEYGFSTRFVDIHNTIDNVATGHSAWAADAVDTLLAALPEAPGPGNRAETWDRVRTGYRSLNPPSGVGARLMARLAGRRR; encoded by the coding sequence ATGCAGACCCGAGAGGCGCCCGCACGGGCGGTGTACGCGTACGCCGCCGACCCGGAGGCGTCCGTCCCCACCGGGGGCTTCCTCCACGACATCCACGCCGAACTGCGCCGGCACACGGCCGACGGCGCGCCCCGCGCGCTCGCCGGGACGGCCGGCGCGTGGGCGGACGCCGAGCGCGCGCGGTTTCGTGCGCTGCTCGCGCCCGACGCGCCCGAGGGGCACCGCGACGAACTCGTGCGGCGGGCCGTGCTCGGCTGCGCGCCGCTGTCCCTGGCGTCCGGGGCGTGGCTGCAGTGGCTCAGCGCGCCCGGCAACGCGGAGGAGCCGGTGGTGCTGCGGATCCTCGCGCTGTACGCGTCCGACGTGGGCGTGGGGCATCCCGAGGCGTCCCGTGGCAGCGCGTTCCTCGCACTGCTGCGGCGGCTGCGGCTCGCGGAGAACGCGGTGCCGACGGCGCGGCTGACCACCGATCCCCGGGTCCCCGAAGGGGCGTTCGCCCTGCCGGCGCTGCTGCTCGCGATGAGCAGGCGGCCGGACGAGTTCCGGGGCGAACTCCTCGGCGCGGACCTCTGTCTGCGCGCGGTGGGGCTGCTGCCGGCCCTCGCGATGGTCCGCGACGCGCTGCCGACGTCCGCCGACTGGGCCTCCGTCGACCCGTCCCTGCCCCGGGGGCCCGAGGACGCGCCGCCCCTCGAACGGTGCCTCACCGCCGTCGACGAACTGCTGGCCCTTGAGGGCGAGCGCGCACGGCTCGCGGTGCGGGCGGGATTCGGCTGGACGCTGGGCGCACTGCGCGCCTGGTCCGACACCCTCCACACGGAGCTGGTCGCGGCAGCCGACCCCGCGTACGCCATGGCCGAGCTGATGCGGGCCCGCGCCCGCGAAGGCGCCGTCTACCACCACGGCTTCCTCCTCGAAGGCCGCCCCCTCGCCGCCTGGCTCGCCGACGCCCGCACCGACCCCGCGCCCCTCCTCGACCTCCTCGCCGCCAGCAAACTCATCAAACCCGGCCGCTCACAGGCAAGCCCCCTGGTCCGCGGCCTGATCAGCGAACGCGGCCCCATGTTCCGCGTCTTCTCCCCCGAGGACCTGGCCGTCATCCGCCGCTGGATCGACTCCCTGCCACCGCGTCCTGTGGGGGGCCGGGGCGGCAAGGCGAGAGGGGAGGGAGAGACACAGAACCGCCGCACGGCGACCGGGACCTCCTCCGGGGCCGGGACGGACGCCCTGCCGACGGCCTCACCCGAAGCCGCCGCGCCCAGGGCGACAACCGGCACCGCGACGGCCGGCGTCACAGCGCGCGTCCAACCCGCCGAAGCCGCCACACCCGGGGCAGCCGCGGGCGCCGGAGTGGCCGGAGGCGAGCCACGCATCCAGCCCGCCGGGGACGAGGCGCACGCCGACCCTGCCGGGGGCAAGGCGGAGCCCCGGCCTGCCGAAGGCCGGCCGCAACCCGACCCCGCCGAAGGCGAGGCACACGCCCAGCCCGGCGAAGGCGCGGCACGCGTCACCCCCGCCGGGGGCGAGGTGCGCGCCCGGTCTGTCGGAGGCGGCGCGGGCAGCTCGCCCGCCTCCACCTCCGCCTACACCTCCGCCAAGGACGGCACCGGCACCCCGTCCGGCTCGTCCCCCAAGTCCATGCCCACCCCCGACACCCCCCGCCTCCTCGCCCGCGTCGCCACCGGCCTCCGGGCCGGGCATCCCGATCCGGGGCGGGCGCCCGCTGATATCCGGGACGCCTATCACCTGCTGATGCGCCGTACCGACACCCCCGCGCTGCGGGAGTGGGCGATGGAGTACGTCGCCGGGTGGCTGGCGAGGTCGCGGTACGGGATGGGGAAGAGCGGGGGGCCGTTGCCGGGGAGGTGGGGGCGGGAGGGGCTGCGGCCGTGGTTGCAGGCGCAGCACGACCGGCACGGGGCGGAGTTCGCGCAGAACGCGGCGGTGCCGTTGCCGTCGCGGGAGGCGGTGGTGGACGACACCGTGCAGACGGCGCCGTTGACGCTGATCGACGGGAGTTGGCTGCAGGGGTTCACGGATTATGAGCAGGCGTCGTCGGCTATCGGGCATTCCTTGTTCGAGACGTATTGGGACGAGTTGGGGAATGGTGAGCCGCCGCTCAATCATCCGTTGATCTACCGCGAGGTCCTGAAAGAGATGGACGTCGATCTCCCGCCCACGAATTCGCCGGAGTTCGCGCGCTGGCCCGGTTTCCGGGACGAGTCGTTCGAACTGCCCGTGTACTGGCTGTGCGTGGGCCGCTTCCCGCAGACGTTCCTGCCGGAGGTGCTGGGCCTGAACCTGGCGATGGAGCTGTCGGGCGTGGGCGGCACGTACCGCAGGGCGCGCCTCGCGCTGAAGGAGTACGGCTTCAGCACCCGTTTCGTGGACATCCACAACACGATCGACAACGTCGCCACCGGCCACTCCGCGTGGGCGGCCGACGCCGTGGACACCCTGCTGGCCGCGCTGCCCGAGGCGCCGGGCCCCGGCAACCGGGCGGAGACCTGGGACCGGGTGCGCACGGGATACCGCTCGCTGAACCCGCCGAGCGGCGTCGGCGCACGGCTCATGGCCCGCCTCGCCGGGCGCCGCAGGTGA
- a CDS encoding carbamoyltransferase family protein, with protein MPERIIGVSAFYHDSAAALVIDGVPVAAAQEERFSRRRHDSAFPSRAVEYCLDEAGLSLDDISAVAYYEDPSLKFRRVLATFAGAAPTGWPSFRDTLPAWLGSGGKLRTADTVRREFAKLGRGRVPELSVRRHHESHAVSAFYPSPFESAAVLCIDGVGEWATTTLWHGRGNELRPVAELRFPHSLGLLYSAFTYFCGFKVDSGEYKLMGLAPYGKPRYANLIREQLIDLKADGSFRLNMRYFEYLRGQVMTGRGFEKLFGGPRRTPESPLTEREFDLASSVQAVTEEVVLRLARTARERTGESRLCLAGGVALNCVANGKVIDAGVFDEVWIQPAAGDAGGALGAAQAVAMERGARRTHLATGRDAMSGSLLGPGYDDAEIARYLETHGIPHRRLDQTALAGAVADGLAEGKIVGWFQGRMEFGPRALGARSIIGDPRNPEMQSAMNLKIKFRESFRPFAPAVLEEDAKDYFDLPQSSPYMLVVSQVAAAQRTEAADTGASGLDLLKVRRSTIPAVTHVDHSARVQTVTEHSNADFHRLLTAFKERTGCPVLVNTSFNVRGEPIVNTPHDAYTCFMRTNIDMLALGNFLLVKDEQPAWSEASDWRDEIPLD; from the coding sequence GTGCCTGAGCGGATCATCGGCGTATCGGCCTTCTACCACGACAGCGCGGCAGCGCTGGTCATCGACGGCGTGCCCGTCGCGGCGGCGCAGGAGGAGCGCTTCAGCCGGCGCCGCCACGACTCGGCGTTCCCCTCCCGCGCGGTCGAGTACTGCCTGGACGAGGCGGGCCTGAGCCTGGACGACATCTCGGCCGTCGCCTACTACGAGGACCCGAGCCTGAAGTTCCGCCGGGTGCTGGCGACCTTCGCGGGCGCCGCCCCCACCGGCTGGCCGTCCTTCCGCGACACCCTGCCGGCGTGGCTCGGCAGCGGCGGCAAGCTGCGCACCGCCGACACGGTGCGCAGGGAGTTCGCGAAGCTGGGCCGGGGCAGGGTGCCCGAGCTGTCGGTGCGCCGCCACCACGAGTCGCACGCGGTGTCCGCGTTCTACCCGAGCCCGTTCGAGTCGGCGGCGGTGCTGTGCATCGACGGCGTCGGCGAGTGGGCGACGACGACGCTGTGGCACGGCCGGGGCAACGAGCTGCGTCCGGTGGCCGAACTGCGCTTCCCGCACTCGCTGGGCCTGCTGTACTCGGCGTTCACCTACTTCTGCGGCTTCAAGGTGGACTCCGGCGAGTACAAGCTGATGGGTCTCGCGCCCTACGGCAAGCCCCGGTACGCGAACCTGATCCGCGAGCAGCTGATCGACCTGAAGGCGGACGGTTCGTTCCGGCTGAACATGCGCTACTTCGAATACCTGCGCGGCCAGGTGATGACCGGCCGGGGCTTCGAGAAGCTGTTCGGCGGCCCCAGGCGCACCCCCGAAAGTCCGCTCACGGAGCGGGAGTTCGACCTCGCGTCCTCCGTGCAGGCGGTGACGGAGGAGGTCGTGCTGCGGCTGGCGCGCACCGCACGGGAGCGCACCGGGGAGTCCCGGCTGTGCCTGGCGGGCGGGGTCGCGCTGAACTGCGTCGCCAACGGCAAGGTGATCGACGCCGGGGTCTTCGACGAGGTGTGGATCCAGCCGGCCGCCGGTGACGCCGGGGGCGCGCTGGGCGCGGCGCAGGCCGTGGCGATGGAGCGCGGCGCGCGGCGCACGCACCTCGCGACGGGCCGGGACGCGATGAGCGGTTCGCTGCTCGGGCCCGGCTACGACGACGCGGAGATCGCCCGGTACCTGGAGACCCACGGCATCCCGCACCGGCGCCTGGACCAGACGGCGCTGGCGGGGGCGGTCGCGGACGGGCTGGCCGAGGGGAAGATCGTCGGCTGGTTCCAGGGGCGGATGGAGTTCGGGCCGAGGGCGCTCGGGGCGCGCTCGATCATCGGGGACCCGCGCAACCCCGAGATGCAGTCGGCGATGAACCTGAAGATCAAGTTCCGGGAGTCGTTCCGCCCGTTCGCACCGGCCGTCCTGGAGGAGGACGCGAAGGACTACTTCGACCTGCCGCAGTCCAGCCCGTACATGCTGGTCGTCTCGCAGGTCGCGGCGGCCCAGCGCACGGAGGCGGCGGACACCGGCGCGAGCGGCCTGGACCTGCTGAAGGTGCGGCGCTCGACGATCCCGGCGGTCACGCACGTCGACCACTCGGCGCGCGTGCAGACGGTGACCGAGCACAGCAACGCCGACTTCCACCGGCTGCTGACGGCGTTCAAGGAGCGCACGGGCTGCCCGGTGCTGGTCAACACGTCGTTCAACGTGCGCGGCGAGCCCATCGTGAACACCCCGCACGACGCCTACACCTGCTTCATGCGGACCAACATCGACATGCTGGCGCTCGGCAACTTCCTGCTGGTCAAGGACGAGCAGCCCGCCTGGTCCGAGGCGTCCGACTGGCGCGACGAGATCCCCCTCGACTGA
- a CDS encoding TauD/TfdA family dioxygenase → MTSVPSLLQFTRCRVEDSVRDLLGKEISARVAETDLESDLDDAILAGIGAHALRRHLPGDILHRVQVFTATGSHALLLSNLPAQQFPPTPVSGFGDEAELAVTNAIHLGLIRLLECTPFAVRFENDGRLIRNVVPNPAASGTTSSWGADSEFFWHTDNPHQPFAPPGSDPRLYTPPYLTFYAVRNEERVPTEVAALDDVVVRLDARTRLGLMAPDFVVGAPDSNDGEATRSLSGAPVLETGPDGRHRARYDRGTTSGRTPEAQKTLDDWSAVLGTIPAAELVLDTGDFLIFDNYRVLHRRKAFTPRPATTARWLRRCYAS, encoded by the coding sequence ATGACATCGGTGCCCAGCCTGCTCCAGTTCACCCGGTGCCGCGTCGAGGACAGCGTCCGCGACCTGCTGGGCAAGGAGATCTCCGCGCGGGTCGCGGAGACCGACCTGGAGTCGGACCTCGACGACGCGATCCTCGCCGGGATCGGCGCGCACGCCCTGCGCCGCCATCTGCCCGGGGACATCCTGCACCGCGTCCAGGTGTTCACGGCCACCGGCTCCCACGCGCTGCTGCTGTCCAACCTGCCCGCGCAGCAGTTCCCGCCCACCCCGGTCAGCGGTTTCGGCGACGAGGCCGAACTCGCCGTCACCAACGCGATCCACCTGGGCCTGATCCGCCTCCTGGAGTGCACGCCGTTCGCGGTGCGCTTCGAGAACGACGGCCGGCTCATCCGCAACGTCGTGCCGAACCCGGCGGCGTCGGGGACCACGAGTTCCTGGGGCGCGGACTCGGAGTTCTTCTGGCACACGGACAACCCGCACCAGCCGTTCGCGCCGCCCGGCTCGGACCCCCGCCTCTACACGCCGCCGTACCTGACGTTCTACGCGGTGCGCAACGAGGAGCGGGTGCCCACCGAGGTCGCCGCGCTGGACGACGTCGTCGTCCGGCTCGACGCCCGGACCCGGCTCGGGCTGATGGCCCCCGACTTCGTGGTGGGCGCGCCGGACTCCAACGACGGCGAGGCCACCCGTTCGCTGTCCGGGGCGCCGGTCCTGGAGACCGGCCCTGACGGCCGGCACCGGGCGCGCTACGACCGGGGCACGACCAGCGGGCGCACCCCGGAGGCGCAGAAGACGCTGGACGACTGGTCCGCCGTCCTGGGCACGATCCCGGCGGCCGAACTCGTCCTGGACACCGGGGACTTCCTCATCTTCGACAACTACCGGGTGCTGCACCGCCGCAAGGCGTTCACGCCCCGGCCCGCGACGACGGCGCGCTGGCTGCGCCGCTGCTACGCCTCCTGA
- a CDS encoding ATP-grasp domain-containing protein, which yields MGKYRVAVIGGRPAPVSGAKELGIDVVLVHEEGSYDPAVAEHCERILHAPLTDGQAILDVLKPLHDERPFDRVLTTTEPAAESTGFVVDALGLPGVTEATARALKDKALTRQLLHEHGLSPVRYRMVESAADIEAFRAETEEPIIVKPVDGVASLHIHLVRGPEDVEPAWRALTEAGVTSVIAEEYLEGPVVSVDSFSHEGRHLTIGYSEYRMNDRYVEWEVSTPSRYALPWLAELRELTPKFLDAVGLTEGPSHSEFVLTPRGPRVLESHARLAGSGAPELVRRAFGLNLNRMFLTVPLGIDELPQTSPEPLGGAAVRFFTPEPGTIGAIEVPEGVADEVRQVPAGETPLVFLPYLDEFMDTDVAVVIGKSPGDTVPPLLTVADCVSGYVIASGRDADDAVAKCDAVNERIRFRTS from the coding sequence ATGGGCAAGTACCGCGTGGCCGTCATCGGCGGCCGGCCCGCGCCGGTCAGCGGCGCCAAGGAGCTGGGCATCGACGTCGTCCTCGTCCACGAGGAGGGCTCGTACGACCCGGCCGTGGCCGAGCACTGCGAGCGCATCCTGCACGCCCCCCTCACCGACGGCCAGGCCATCCTGGACGTGCTGAAGCCGCTGCACGACGAGCGGCCCTTCGACCGCGTCCTGACGACGACGGAACCGGCGGCGGAGTCGACCGGCTTCGTCGTGGACGCGCTCGGCCTGCCCGGGGTCACCGAGGCGACCGCCCGCGCCCTCAAGGACAAGGCGCTCACCCGGCAACTGCTGCACGAGCACGGGCTGAGCCCCGTCCGCTACCGGATGGTGGAGAGCGCCGCCGACATCGAGGCGTTCCGCGCCGAGACCGAGGAACCGATCATCGTCAAGCCGGTCGACGGGGTGGCGAGCCTGCACATCCACCTCGTGCGCGGCCCCGAGGACGTCGAGCCGGCGTGGCGGGCGCTGACGGAGGCGGGCGTCACCTCGGTGATCGCGGAGGAGTACCTGGAGGGTCCCGTCGTCAGCGTCGACTCGTTCTCGCACGAGGGCCGGCACCTGACGATCGGGTACTCCGAGTACCGGATGAACGACCGGTACGTGGAGTGGGAGGTCAGCACGCCGAGCCGGTACGCCCTGCCGTGGCTGGCCGAACTGCGCGAGCTGACGCCGAAGTTCCTGGACGCGGTGGGCCTGACCGAGGGTCCCTCGCACAGCGAGTTCGTGCTCACCCCGCGCGGCCCGCGCGTCCTGGAGTCGCACGCCCGCCTCGCCGGCAGCGGCGCCCCCGAACTCGTCCGCCGCGCGTTCGGCCTGAACCTCAACCGGATGTTTTTGACCGTGCCGCTCGGCATCGACGAGCTGCCGCAGACCTCGCCGGAGCCGCTGGGCGGGGCGGCGGTGCGGTTCTTCACGCCGGAGCCGGGCACGATCGGCGCGATCGAGGTCCCGGAGGGCGTCGCGGACGAGGTCCGGCAGGTGCCGGCGGGCGAGACGCCGCTCGTGTTCCTGCCCTACCTCGACGAGTTCATGGACACCGACGTCGCCGTCGTCATCGGCAAGAGCCCCGGTGACACCGTGCCGCCGCTGCTGACCGTCGCCGACTGCGTCTCCGGGTACGTCATCGCCTCCGGGCGTGACGCGGACGACGCCGTCGCCAAGTGCGACGCCGTCAACGAGCGGATCCGGTTCCGGACGAGCTGA
- a CDS encoding ATP-grasp domain-containing protein has product MSGHVLVVHRWRDRYAHYEDYLDHRAHRVTYVTTPLGLPSVPGGAADVRVVPATDDPHAVWDAVGELGARFGTPERVVALNEGDLDTAALVRERLGCAGQRPDELARFRDKLVMNRVVRDGGLPLPAFADAPDEAAVLAFAEREGWPVVVKPRRGTASRGVVRLDGPADLPLLHTLPPEPRLVQRYCPDAIVHIDGLWTGTALGPWRASRYVNTCVDFAEGVTLGSVEIDDGELLAALGEFTARAAGALSDEPWVFHMEAFVGTASDGSPEIRFLEAGYRAGGAEIPFVWREVHGIDLMRAAMDVQLGRRPALPVPEEWRTAGWLLVPSPVPAPCRVTSFEPPSPQDGPYASVIPAVGQVIPRAGGYEHIGARFRFRGATSADVEKAVLRTAARFRMECVPTTAPGPGRVVCGLDR; this is encoded by the coding sequence ATGAGCGGCCACGTCCTCGTCGTCCACCGCTGGCGCGACCGGTACGCCCACTACGAGGACTACCTCGACCACCGCGCCCACCGCGTCACCTACGTGACGACCCCGCTGGGCCTGCCGTCCGTGCCCGGCGGCGCGGCGGACGTCCGGGTCGTGCCGGCCACCGACGACCCGCACGCCGTGTGGGACGCCGTCGGTGAACTCGGCGCCCGCTTCGGCACCCCGGAGCGGGTCGTCGCCCTCAACGAGGGCGATCTCGACACGGCCGCGCTGGTGCGCGAACGCCTCGGCTGCGCGGGCCAGCGCCCCGACGAACTGGCCCGCTTCCGCGACAAGCTCGTCATGAACCGCGTCGTGCGGGACGGCGGTCTGCCGCTGCCGGCGTTCGCCGACGCCCCCGACGAGGCGGCCGTCCTGGCGTTCGCCGAGCGGGAGGGCTGGCCGGTGGTGGTCAAGCCGCGCCGGGGCACCGCCAGCCGGGGCGTCGTCCGCCTCGACGGCCCCGCCGACCTGCCCCTGCTGCACACCCTCCCGCCGGAGCCGCGCCTGGTGCAGCGCTACTGCCCCGACGCGATCGTCCACATCGACGGCCTGTGGACGGGCACCGCGCTCGGCCCGTGGCGCGCCTCCCGGTACGTCAACACGTGCGTCGACTTCGCCGAGGGCGTGACCCTGGGCTCCGTCGAGATCGACGACGGTGAACTCCTCGCCGCGCTGGGCGAGTTCACCGCCCGCGCGGCCGGCGCGCTGAGCGATGAGCCCTGGGTGTTCCACATGGAGGCGTTCGTCGGCACCGCGTCCGACGGCTCCCCCGAGATCCGCTTCCTGGAGGCCGGCTACCGGGCCGGCGGGGCGGAGATCCCGTTCGTGTGGCGCGAGGTGCACGGCATCGACCTGATGCGCGCGGCGATGGACGTCCAGCTCGGCCGCCGGCCCGCCCTGCCCGTGCCCGAGGAGTGGCGCACGGCCGGCTGGCTCCTCGTCCCCTCCCCCGTCCCGGCGCCCTGCCGGGTCACCTCCTTCGAGCCGCCGAGCCCGCAGGACGGCCCCTACGCGTCCGTGATCCCCGCCGTCGGGCAGGTCATCCCGCGCGCGGGCGGCTACGAGCACATCGGCGCCCGCTTCCGCTTCCGGGGCGCCACCAGCGCGGACGTCGAGAAGGCCGTCCTGCGCACCGCCGCCCGCTTCCGCATGGAGTGCGTCCCCACCACGGCCCCCGGGCCTGGCCGAGTGGTGTGCGGGCTGGACCGGTGA